One genomic region from Sphingobacterium sp. UGAL515B_05 encodes:
- a CDS encoding sigma-54 dependent transcriptional regulator: MKKASILVVDDDQDLLTAARILLKPKVSHIQVEPNPENLIAHLEKTAYDLVLLDMNFKSTINTGNEGLYWLSRIKEKFPQVHVIMITAYGAVDLAVKSLKQGASDFVVKPWENEQLLATIESALAESKNKEKKSKSSLLSSTHSPDMIGNSIVMDELQYKLEKIAPTDANILILGENGTGKDLIAQAIQRRSLRSDRTYVKVDVGALTETLFESELFGYKKGAFTDAREDRQGRFEAANGGTLFLDEIGNISLQQQAKLLTVLQNRQVTPLGSYQPIPVDIRLISATNVPLKQLADESRFRKDLIYRINTVEIQVPPLRERGEDIKLLAEHFLDIYSKKYNKRIEGFESDAVKKMFAYHFPGNVRELQYSIERAVIMADQLSIAGNDLFFSPIEQQVDNRVTESSPSSQNLEELERKAIKSAIERYNGNISKAAKELGLTRAALYRRLEKYDI; the protein is encoded by the coding sequence ATGAAAAAAGCATCTATTTTAGTCGTTGATGATGACCAGGATTTATTAACTGCGGCAAGAATCTTGCTTAAACCTAAAGTTAGTCATATTCAAGTTGAACCTAATCCAGAGAATCTTATTGCACACCTGGAGAAGACCGCCTATGATCTAGTGCTTTTAGATATGAATTTTAAAAGTACGATTAATACCGGTAATGAGGGCTTGTATTGGTTGTCTCGAATTAAAGAAAAGTTCCCACAGGTACATGTTATTATGATAACAGCTTATGGAGCTGTTGATCTGGCCGTAAAATCATTGAAGCAGGGAGCTTCGGATTTTGTGGTGAAGCCTTGGGAAAATGAGCAGTTGCTTGCAACGATCGAAAGCGCCCTCGCGGAATCAAAAAATAAAGAAAAGAAAAGTAAAAGCTCCTTGCTCAGCAGTACACACAGTCCTGATATGATTGGTAATTCCATCGTGATGGATGAACTGCAATATAAATTGGAGAAAATTGCCCCTACAGATGCCAATATATTAATATTAGGAGAAAATGGAACCGGTAAAGATCTGATTGCTCAAGCCATTCAGCGAAGATCGCTACGTTCGGACCGGACTTATGTCAAGGTTGACGTGGGAGCATTGACAGAAACATTGTTTGAAAGTGAACTTTTTGGCTATAAAAAGGGCGCATTTACAGATGCGCGTGAAGATCGTCAGGGGCGATTCGAAGCGGCAAACGGAGGGACACTGTTCTTAGATGAAATTGGCAATATCTCCCTGCAGCAACAAGCCAAGTTGTTAACCGTATTGCAGAATAGACAGGTTACACCGTTGGGGTCCTATCAACCTATCCCGGTGGATATACGCTTAATCTCGGCGACCAATGTGCCGTTAAAGCAGCTTGCAGATGAAAGCCGTTTTCGAAAAGACTTAATTTATCGAATCAATACCGTGGAGATTCAAGTACCGCCCTTGCGTGAACGCGGGGAGGATATCAAACTTTTGGCTGAACATTTTCTCGATATCTATTCGAAAAAATATAATAAACGGATAGAAGGTTTTGAGTCGGATGCAGTAAAAAAAATGTTTGCCTATCATTTCCCTGGTAACGTGCGGGAACTCCAATACAGCATCGAGCGCGCAGTTATTATGGCTGATCAGCTTAGTATTGCCGGAAATGACCTCTTTTTCTCACCAATTGAGCAGCAAGTCGATAACCGCGTCACCGAATCTAGCCCCAGCAGTCAAAATTTGGAAGAATTGGAACGTA
- a CDS encoding TolC family protein: MKRVYIYTTLCFLLSYAKTEAQQMEQRLPEKVAQTTVTRTDDKQIAKRSLAECIQLAIKANPTLLQNELDVKRAEVNLAQAKANRLPDVDASLQHSLTSGRSQDNSTLQYISSNNSTGNFSLDASLPIFRGFRLFHEIRMRADAKTAGKLTFDTQINALKLDVITAYIQSLTAQDILRQSEMQTEVTREQVRRAESMHKEGAINPGDYFDLKGQLANDINTIENNRQLLYNSRVKLAVLLNMDENQLGELDNLGIKESGQRLDAKQLYEMAVGQLPDIQALDYRIKVAERDIKIAKSYYYPSLSLRAGLGSNYSKLGIQGTYWSQMRNNVGKSISLNLSIPIFNHLQVYNNVRLAKLDLQAAKFQKEIQQNILRAATSNAVFNLQNASNMITQLRSQNENYAESFRIAKVVFELGNSNSVIFLTAKNKYDNSQIQLLVKQYEWLLQKYINDYYAGSLNL; encoded by the coding sequence ATGAAGAGAGTCTATATATATACTACATTATGCTTTTTATTGAGTTATGCCAAGACGGAGGCGCAGCAGATGGAGCAGCGGCTACCGGAAAAAGTGGCGCAAACAACAGTAACAAGAACCGACGATAAGCAAATTGCCAAGCGGAGCTTAGCTGAGTGTATCCAGTTGGCAATAAAGGCCAATCCAACCTTATTGCAGAATGAACTCGATGTGAAGCGTGCGGAGGTGAATTTAGCCCAGGCTAAAGCGAATAGATTGCCCGATGTAGATGCAAGCCTACAGCATAGTCTGACATCAGGAAGATCTCAGGATAATTCTACCCTTCAATATATTTCATCAAACAATTCAACTGGGAATTTTTCTTTGGACGCAAGTCTGCCAATATTTAGAGGGTTTCGCTTATTTCACGAGATACGGATGCGTGCCGACGCAAAGACCGCAGGTAAATTGACTTTTGATACGCAGATTAATGCCTTAAAACTGGATGTTATTACTGCTTATATCCAAAGTTTGACTGCTCAGGATATATTGCGGCAGTCCGAAATGCAGACTGAGGTAACCCGAGAACAGGTTCGCCGAGCGGAGAGTATGCATAAGGAAGGCGCGATTAATCCCGGAGATTACTTCGATTTGAAAGGACAACTGGCAAATGATATCAATACGATTGAAAATAATAGGCAGTTATTATACAATAGCCGAGTGAAACTCGCGGTCCTATTAAATATGGATGAAAATCAATTGGGCGAATTGGATAATCTGGGAATAAAAGAGAGCGGGCAGCGGTTGGATGCAAAACAGTTGTATGAAATGGCTGTTGGTCAATTGCCGGATATACAGGCGTTGGATTATCGAATCAAAGTGGCGGAACGCGATATCAAGATCGCAAAGTCATACTATTATCCGTCTTTGAGTCTGAGAGCTGGTTTAGGATCCAATTATTCTAAATTGGGTATTCAAGGAACGTATTGGTCCCAAATGCGTAATAACGTCGGAAAGTCTATTTCTTTAAATCTCTCAATTCCCATTTTTAATCATTTGCAGGTATACAACAACGTCCGCCTGGCAAAATTAGATCTACAAGCTGCTAAATTTCAAAAAGAGATTCAACAAAATATTTTACGAGCTGCGACGTCCAATGCCGTTTTTAACTTACAGAACGCAAGCAATATGATTACACAATTGCGTAGTCAAAATGAAAATTACGCCGAATCTTTTCGCATTGCCAAAGTCGTTTTCGAATTAGGAAATAGTAATTCAGTTATATTTTTGACCGCGAAAAATAAATACGATAACAGCCAGATTCAATTGTTGGTAAAACAATACGAATGGCTGCTGCAAAAATATATCAATGATTATTACGCAGGCTCGTTGAATTTATAG
- a CDS encoding efflux RND transporter periplasmic adaptor subunit, producing MDRPLEKKKWNSKRIMTIVGVAGLVGLISASFYFTSGKSKLNVEADRISIVEIKNGNFQEFIPINGTVLPISSIYLDASVGGRVEEKFVEDGAILKKGDAIMRLSNTDQELTLVQQETQVLNLLTQSQIAQTNAQQASINNRNQMADVEQAYREAERIYNLNRKLLAEKAIGTQEFEKSKNEYNYQKERVNLTKQILKQDEISNAQKTNQDKQTYQRTQSALELMKRKIGDLIVRAPVDGQLTAFDAEIGQNKNAGERLGQIDVLTGFKVRADIDEHYINRIFPDLQGEFSIGEKTYKLRIKKVYTQVTNGRFQVDMEFINDVPKGIRRGQTLQIRLALSDETKALLLAKGGFYQQTGGNWIFKLDKNGSTAYRVDIQLGRQNPEYYEVIKGLQPGDKVIVSSYETYDKVQELNIKK from the coding sequence ATGGACAGACCTTTAGAAAAGAAGAAGTGGAATAGCAAACGTATCATGACTATTGTAGGGGTTGCTGGCTTAGTTGGATTAATCAGCGCCAGCTTTTATTTTACCTCCGGCAAAAGCAAACTGAATGTTGAAGCTGACCGCATCTCTATTGTCGAAATAAAAAATGGAAACTTTCAAGAATTTATCCCGATAAACGGCACCGTGCTTCCTATTAGCAGCATATACCTCGATGCTTCTGTTGGCGGACGCGTGGAAGAAAAGTTCGTAGAAGATGGGGCTATCTTAAAAAAGGGAGATGCAATTATGCGTCTATCCAATACCGATCAGGAGCTTACTTTAGTACAACAAGAAACGCAAGTTCTGAACTTATTAACCCAGTCTCAAATTGCGCAGACCAATGCACAACAAGCATCTATTAACAACCGTAACCAAATGGCTGATGTAGAACAGGCCTACCGGGAAGCAGAGCGGATCTATAATCTAAACAGAAAATTACTTGCTGAAAAAGCCATTGGCACACAAGAGTTCGAAAAATCAAAGAACGAATATAACTATCAAAAAGAGCGAGTCAACTTGACCAAACAGATCCTAAAACAGGACGAGATCTCCAATGCACAAAAAACTAATCAGGACAAGCAAACTTACCAACGTACACAGAGCGCATTGGAACTAATGAAAAGAAAAATTGGTGATCTGATCGTTAGAGCACCTGTTGACGGACAATTGACAGCCTTCGATGCAGAAATCGGTCAAAACAAAAATGCCGGAGAACGATTGGGACAAATCGACGTCTTGACAGGATTCAAAGTGCGTGCTGATATTGACGAACATTATATCAACCGTATTTTCCCAGATCTACAAGGTGAATTTTCTATTGGTGAAAAAACCTATAAACTCCGTATCAAGAAAGTGTATACCCAAGTTACCAATGGTCGATTCCAAGTTGATATGGAATTTATCAATGATGTTCCAAAGGGGATCCGTCGTGGTCAAACTTTACAGATACGTTTAGCCTTAAGTGACGAAACGAAAGCATTACTACTTGCAAAAGGAGGATTCTATCAACAGACCGGTGGTAACTGGATCTTCAAATTGGATAAAAATGGAAGCACAGCATACCGTGTGGATATCCAACTAGGAAGACAGAATCCGGAATATTATGAGGTCATCAAAGGTCTACAACCGGGAGATAAAGTTATTGTATCAAGCTATGAGACCTACGATAAGGTTCAAGAACTGAATATTAAAAAGTAA